A section of the Kribbella sp. HUAS MG21 genome encodes:
- a CDS encoding DUF1206 domain-containing protein, producing the protein MSTAQEVRYSRPYEVAITVGLIAYGVVHLLVAWIALQLAFGRSSQEASQDGALRELAGQPLGGVLLWVVAIGLFALVVWRAVELVWGHLDLQKTLSSIGRGLVYLVLGVSAVRVALGGGGSSSGEQRTISSRLMAHGAGRVLIVAVGVAIIALGCYHGYKAITKKFTEDLVGGVSDGTVLLGRIGYFAKGIAFVVVGGMFCWAAISYDPRKAGGLDAALHTIKDQPSGPVLLTVLAAGIAAFGGYCFSWSRNARR; encoded by the coding sequence GTGAGCACCGCCCAGGAAGTGCGTTACAGCCGTCCGTACGAGGTTGCGATCACCGTCGGCCTGATCGCGTACGGCGTCGTCCATCTGCTGGTGGCGTGGATCGCCCTGCAACTGGCGTTCGGGAGGTCGTCGCAGGAAGCGTCGCAGGACGGCGCGCTCCGGGAGTTGGCCGGCCAGCCGCTCGGCGGCGTACTGCTGTGGGTCGTCGCGATCGGTCTGTTCGCGCTGGTCGTCTGGCGGGCGGTGGAACTCGTCTGGGGGCACCTCGACTTGCAGAAAACGCTGTCCTCGATCGGCCGCGGGCTCGTGTATCTGGTGCTGGGGGTGAGCGCGGTGCGGGTCGCACTGGGCGGCGGCGGGTCGAGCAGCGGGGAGCAGCGGACGATCTCGTCGCGGCTGATGGCGCATGGCGCGGGCCGGGTGCTGATCGTCGCGGTCGGGGTCGCGATCATCGCGCTCGGGTGCTACCACGGCTACAAGGCGATCACGAAGAAGTTCACCGAGGACCTGGTCGGCGGCGTCTCCGACGGGACGGTGCTGCTGGGACGGATCGGGTACTTCGCGAAGGGGATCGCGTTCGTGGTCGTCGGCGGGATGTTCTGCTGGGCGGCGATCAGTTACGACCCGCGGAAGGCCGGTGGCCTCGACGCCGCGCTGCACACGATCAAGGACCAGCCGTCCGGACCGGTCCTGCTGACTGTGCTGGCGGCGGGCATCGCGGCCTTCGGCGGTTACTGCTTCAGTTGGTCACGTAACGCCCGCCGCTGA
- a CDS encoding stage II sporulation protein M, which produces MDVEAFVSVHQPQWDRLAYLTRRQRRLSGAEAEELVVLYQRVGTHLAALRAAGADPVSIGRLSGLIADARGAVTGAQAPVWRDISKYFLVSFPAALYASRRWWITIGLLFYLVAAWAAWRVLAHPEVVDSIATPAQIKQLVEHDFEAYYSENPAQDFALRVWINNATISAAVLALGILLVPSVFVLWDNALNLGLSAGLMISHDKGGLFFSLITPHGLLELTAVFIAGAAGLRLGWSWVVPGARTRMQALAQTGRATIGMAIGLAAVLLVTGLIEAFVTPFLPGAVRVTIGIVAELAFFTYVWTLGRRAYRQGEYGDVEESEREATAPVSA; this is translated from the coding sequence GTGGACGTAGAGGCGTTCGTCTCGGTGCACCAGCCGCAGTGGGACCGCCTGGCGTACCTGACCCGTCGCCAGCGCCGCCTGTCCGGTGCGGAGGCCGAAGAGCTCGTAGTGCTGTACCAGCGTGTCGGCACCCACTTGGCCGCCCTGCGAGCAGCCGGCGCGGACCCGGTGTCCATCGGCCGCCTGTCCGGGCTGATCGCGGACGCCCGCGGAGCGGTGACAGGTGCTCAGGCGCCCGTCTGGCGCGACATCTCGAAGTACTTCCTGGTCAGCTTCCCGGCCGCGCTGTACGCGTCCAGACGCTGGTGGATCACGATCGGCCTGCTGTTCTACCTGGTCGCCGCCTGGGCTGCGTGGCGGGTGCTCGCGCACCCCGAGGTGGTGGACTCGATCGCCACACCGGCGCAGATCAAGCAGCTCGTCGAGCACGACTTCGAGGCCTACTACTCGGAGAACCCCGCGCAGGACTTCGCGCTCCGCGTGTGGATCAACAACGCCACGATCAGTGCCGCCGTACTGGCCCTGGGCATCCTCCTGGTCCCGTCGGTCTTCGTGCTCTGGGACAACGCGCTCAACCTCGGATTGAGCGCCGGCCTGATGATCAGCCACGACAAGGGCGGCCTGTTCTTCAGCCTGATCACGCCGCACGGTCTGCTCGAGCTGACCGCGGTGTTCATCGCCGGCGCGGCCGGGCTGCGGCTCGGCTGGTCCTGGGTCGTGCCCGGCGCGCGGACCCGGATGCAGGCGCTCGCCCAGACCGGGCGCGCGACCATCGGGATGGCGATCGGGCTCGCGGCGGTCCTGCTCGTCACGGGTCTGATCGAAGCCTTCGTGACACCGTTCCTGCCCGGCGCGGTCCGCGTCACGATCGGCATCGTCGCCGAACTGGCATTCTTCACCTACGTGTGGACCCTCGGCCGCCGTGCGTACCGGCAGGGCGAGTACGGCGACGTCGAGGAGTCGGAGCGCGAGGCGACGGCACCGGTCTCCGCCTGA
- a CDS encoding RDD family protein, producing the protein MSQLVTGEAVVLQVRIARMPTRALACAIDVVLQVVVLIVLISLLAGFLFGTESSEALAVALIFITVLLVMVGYRVVMETLTRGRTLGKMVLGLKVVRDDGSSIRFRHALVRTLMWFFVDFAPWFAASPGIVASLMNKQGKRIGDMVAGTVVIRERHQPMASPPLFVPGHLVQWAQSLELSRLSDELANAARDYLARYTELLPGPQLALGEALATRVAAVTAPAPPAPIIAPAYLSAVLAERRRRELHRLATQRPTHTGLFGPYGQPGGPGSFGQPGTAVGGVPSYAIPPGPFAPPSPYGVLPPAPPAPGPFAPPAPQTEARPAAVNAQGWAAPGSNEPGYRS; encoded by the coding sequence GTGTCTCAGCTGGTCACCGGTGAAGCGGTCGTCCTCCAGGTACGGATCGCGCGGATGCCGACGCGGGCGCTGGCGTGTGCGATCGACGTCGTACTGCAGGTCGTCGTACTGATCGTCCTGATCTCGCTGCTGGCCGGGTTCCTGTTCGGGACCGAGTCGAGTGAGGCGCTGGCGGTCGCGCTGATCTTCATCACGGTGCTGCTCGTGATGGTCGGCTACCGGGTCGTGATGGAGACGCTCACCCGCGGGCGGACGCTCGGCAAGATGGTGCTCGGGCTGAAGGTGGTGCGCGACGACGGCAGCTCGATCCGGTTCCGGCACGCGCTGGTGCGGACGCTGATGTGGTTCTTCGTCGACTTCGCGCCGTGGTTCGCGGCCAGTCCGGGGATCGTGGCGAGCCTGATGAACAAGCAGGGCAAGCGGATCGGGGACATGGTCGCCGGGACGGTCGTCATCCGCGAACGGCACCAGCCGATGGCGTCGCCGCCGCTGTTCGTCCCCGGTCACCTGGTCCAGTGGGCGCAGTCGCTGGAGCTGTCGCGGCTGTCCGACGAACTCGCCAACGCCGCCCGCGACTACCTCGCGCGCTACACCGAACTCCTCCCCGGCCCGCAACTCGCCCTCGGCGAGGCCCTCGCCACCCGAGTAGCCGCCGTCACCGCCCCGGCACCACCGGCGCCGATCATCGCCCCGGCGTACCTCTCCGCAGTCCTTGCCGAACGCCGCCGCCGCGAACTCCACCGCCTAGCCACCCAACGCCCCACCCACACCGGCCTCTTCGGCCCGTATGGGCAGCCGGGCGGGCCGGGTTCGTTCGGGCAACCCGGGACGGCGGTGGGTGGTGTGCCGTCGTACGCGATTCCGCCCGGGCCTTTCGCGCCGCCAAGCCCGTACGGCGTCCTCCCGCCGGCTCCCCCGGCGCCTGGGCCGTTCGCGCCGCCCGCTCCGCAGACGGAGGCCCGCCCCGCAGCCGTCAACGCCCAGGGCTGGGCGGCCCCCGGCAGCAACGAACCCGGCTACCGCTCCTAG
- a CDS encoding DUF4097 family beta strand repeat-containing protein, with product MTRRELMAATAGPVTIDTELLQAAGKVTVRVDPNCKQATMVVSTRDTEGTSAEAVQRATLTQNRDGVLSAKVSGPSNGGTTISGNGIVINGRGGGMTIGNISGGSISTGRNGIQISGYNGPITVNGVQINGNGSGVNVTPAASPIEITAVVPPGSALSARTQSADIEADGLSTVDARTQSGDVSVDAAWTVRADSQSGDVSVDWVQDLDAKTQSGDIRIGWAQGQVNAKSQSGDVQIQQFAGGSAQANSMSGNARVHVTAPHGDGPRIVRASSMSGNATITAENAQVEQNLNAQATSMTGRASSPRPAAARPLHQNDGSRQYNQAMPGRSANNSRGY from the coding sequence TTGACCCGTCGGGAACTCATGGCAGCCACAGCCGGGCCCGTCACCATCGACACCGAACTCTTACAAGCCGCCGGCAAGGTGACGGTCCGGGTCGACCCCAACTGCAAACAGGCCACGATGGTCGTCTCGACCCGCGACACCGAAGGCACGTCGGCCGAAGCTGTGCAGCGCGCGACGCTGACGCAGAACCGCGACGGCGTCCTGTCGGCGAAGGTCAGCGGTCCGTCGAACGGCGGCACGACGATCAGCGGCAACGGGATTGTGATCAACGGTCGCGGCGGCGGAATGACGATCGGCAACATCAGCGGCGGCTCGATCAGCACCGGCCGCAACGGCATCCAGATCTCCGGCTACAACGGCCCGATCACCGTCAACGGCGTACAGATCAACGGCAACGGTTCCGGGGTCAACGTCACGCCGGCGGCGTCACCGATCGAGATCACCGCCGTCGTGCCGCCGGGCAGCGCGCTCAGTGCCCGGACGCAGAGCGCCGACATCGAGGCCGACGGCCTCAGCACGGTCGACGCCCGGACGCAGTCCGGGGACGTGTCGGTGGACGCCGCATGGACCGTCCGCGCCGACAGCCAGTCGGGTGACGTGTCCGTCGACTGGGTGCAGGACCTGGACGCCAAGACGCAGAGCGGCGACATCAGGATCGGCTGGGCGCAGGGGCAGGTGAACGCGAAGTCGCAGAGCGGGGACGTGCAGATCCAGCAGTTCGCCGGCGGATCCGCCCAGGCCAACTCGATGTCCGGCAACGCGCGGGTGCACGTAACGGCACCGCACGGGGACGGTCCCAGAATCGTCCGGGCGAGCTCCATGTCGGGCAACGCGACCATCACGGCCGAGAACGCCCAGGTGGAGCAGAACCTGAACGCCCAGGCCACCTCGATGACTGGCCGGGCCAGCTCCCCGCGGCCCGCGGCCGCCCGCCCGCTGCACCAGAACGATGGCTCGCGTCAGTACAACCAGGCGATGCCGGGACGTTCGGCCAACAACTCCCGCGGTTACTGA
- the ahcY gene encoding adenosylhomocysteinase: protein MTFDYKVADLGLAEFGRKEIRLAEHEMPGLMAMRAQYGESKPLAGARIMGSLHMTIQTAVLIETLTALGAEVRWVSCNIFSTQDHAAAAVVVGNGTADAPAGVPVFAWKGETLEEYWWCTEQALTWPGGEGPNMILDDGGDATMLVHKGTEFEKAGAVPDPSTADSEEYGVVLKLLTRTLAESPSKWTTIGQGIKGVTEETTTGVHRLYEMHKAGALLFPAINVNDSVTKSKFDNKYGCRHSLIDGINRATDVLIGGKVAVVCGYGDVGKGCAESLRGQGARVIVTEVDPICALQAAMDGYQVATVDDVVGEADIFVTATGNRDVITADHMAAMKHQAIVGNIGHFDNEIDMAGLVKRAERVNIKPQVDEFRFEDGHTVIVLSEGRLLNLGNATGHPSFVMSNSFTNQVLAQIELFVKTAEYPTDVYVLPKHLDEMVARLHLDSLGVKLTELTKEQASYLGVPVEGPYKPEAYRY from the coding sequence ATGACCTTCGACTACAAGGTGGCGGATCTCGGCCTGGCCGAGTTCGGGCGCAAGGAGATCCGGCTGGCCGAGCACGAGATGCCCGGCCTGATGGCGATGCGTGCGCAGTACGGCGAGAGCAAGCCGCTGGCGGGCGCCCGGATCATGGGCTCGCTGCACATGACGATCCAGACCGCGGTGCTGATCGAGACGCTGACCGCGCTCGGTGCCGAGGTGCGCTGGGTGTCCTGCAACATCTTCTCCACCCAGGACCACGCCGCCGCGGCGGTCGTCGTCGGCAACGGGACCGCCGACGCTCCGGCCGGTGTGCCGGTCTTCGCCTGGAAGGGCGAGACGCTCGAGGAGTACTGGTGGTGCACCGAGCAGGCGCTGACCTGGCCGGGCGGCGAGGGCCCGAACATGATCCTCGACGACGGCGGTGACGCCACGATGCTCGTCCACAAGGGCACCGAGTTCGAGAAGGCCGGGGCTGTTCCGGACCCGTCGACCGCTGACTCCGAGGAGTACGGCGTCGTCCTGAAGCTGCTGACCCGCACGCTCGCCGAGTCGCCGTCGAAGTGGACCACGATCGGCCAGGGCATCAAGGGTGTCACCGAGGAGACCACCACCGGTGTGCACCGGCTGTACGAGATGCACAAGGCCGGAGCGCTGCTGTTCCCGGCGATCAACGTCAACGACTCGGTCACCAAGTCGAAGTTCGACAACAAGTACGGCTGCCGCCACTCGCTGATCGACGGCATCAACCGCGCCACCGACGTGCTGATCGGCGGCAAGGTCGCGGTCGTCTGCGGGTACGGCGACGTCGGCAAGGGCTGCGCGGAGTCGCTGCGCGGTCAGGGCGCCCGGGTCATCGTGACCGAGGTGGACCCGATCTGCGCGCTGCAGGCGGCGATGGACGGGTACCAGGTCGCGACCGTGGACGACGTGGTCGGCGAGGCCGACATCTTCGTCACCGCGACCGGCAACCGCGACGTGATCACCGCCGACCACATGGCTGCGATGAAGCACCAGGCGATCGTCGGCAACATCGGCCACTTCGACAACGAGATCGACATGGCCGGCCTGGTGAAACGGGCCGAGCGGGTCAACATCAAGCCGCAGGTCGACGAGTTCCGGTTCGAGGACGGGCACACCGTGATCGTGCTGTCCGAGGGCCGGCTGCTGAACCTCGGCAACGCGACCGGCCACCCGTCGTTCGTGATGTCGAACTCGTTCACCAACCAGGTACTCGCGCAGATCGAGCTGTTCGTGAAGACCGCGGAGTACCCGACCGACGTCTACGTGCTGCCGAAGCACCTCGACGAGATGGTCGCCCGGCTGCACCTCGACTCGCTCGGCGTGAAGCTCACCGAACTGACCAAGGAGCAGGCGTCGTACCTCGGCGTACCGGTCGAGGGCCCGTACAAGCCTGAGGCCTACCGCTACTGA
- a CDS encoding MerR family transcriptional regulator yields MRITEAARQLGTTPRMLRYREALGLLPRSRSEHTSQRQYDDRDLAAVRLALDLERRYDVTPAALAFALRALAEPSVAADIRNLGYRTGRLTAPPTQAELDRERALRWLGRSGVLPPRPR; encoded by the coding sequence ATGCGCATCACCGAGGCCGCTCGCCAGCTGGGTACCACTCCACGCATGCTGCGCTACCGGGAGGCCCTCGGGCTGCTCCCGCGCTCGCGATCCGAGCACACGTCCCAGCGCCAGTACGACGACCGCGACCTGGCCGCCGTCCGGCTGGCGCTGGATCTCGAACGCCGGTACGACGTGACGCCGGCCGCGCTGGCCTTCGCACTCCGCGCGCTGGCCGAACCGTCCGTGGCCGCCGACATCCGCAACCTCGGCTACCGCACCGGCCGCCTCACCGCGCCGCCGACGCAGGCCGAGCTCGACCGCGAACGCGCACTGCGGTGGCTCGGCCGGTCCGGCGTACTGCCGCCCAGACCGCGTTAG
- a CDS encoding cation diffusion facilitator family transporter, producing the protein MAGGGTKAVVAALLANTGIAITKFAAWGLTQSASMLAEAIHSVADAGNQVLLLVGGKRAKREASELHQFGYGRERYVYSFIVAIVLFSVGGLFALYEGYHKIHDPHPIEDWKWVPVAVLVAAIVMETFSFRTAIVEANKVRGKVGWSKFVRNARSPELPVILLEDFAALTGLVLALIGVVLTLATGNGVFDGLGSMAIGALLVVVAIFLAIEMKSLLLGESATREAQQKIVAAIENTPGVQRLIHIKTLHLGPEEVLVAAKLGVEPTTDAAVVAETINAAERAIRAADPMAVHVYLEPDIYLEGYVPDERPAVPEAPSH; encoded by the coding sequence ATGGCTGGTGGCGGAACCAAGGCCGTTGTCGCGGCTCTGCTGGCGAACACCGGGATCGCGATCACCAAGTTCGCCGCCTGGGGACTGACCCAGTCGGCCTCGATGCTGGCCGAGGCGATCCACTCGGTCGCCGACGCGGGCAACCAGGTGCTGCTGCTGGTCGGCGGCAAGCGGGCCAAGCGGGAGGCCAGCGAGCTCCACCAGTTCGGGTACGGCCGCGAGCGCTACGTCTACTCGTTCATCGTCGCGATCGTGCTGTTCAGCGTCGGTGGCCTGTTCGCGCTGTACGAGGGCTACCACAAGATCCACGACCCGCACCCGATCGAGGACTGGAAGTGGGTCCCGGTCGCGGTGCTGGTGGCCGCGATCGTCATGGAGACGTTCTCGTTCCGGACCGCGATCGTCGAGGCGAACAAGGTCCGCGGCAAGGTCGGCTGGAGCAAGTTCGTCCGGAACGCCCGCTCGCCCGAGCTGCCGGTGATCCTGCTGGAGGACTTCGCCGCGCTCACCGGTCTGGTGCTGGCGCTGATCGGCGTCGTGCTGACCCTTGCCACCGGCAACGGCGTGTTCGACGGCCTGGGTTCGATGGCGATCGGCGCGCTGCTGGTCGTGGTCGCGATCTTCCTGGCGATCGAGATGAAGTCGCTGCTGCTCGGCGAGTCCGCGACCCGCGAGGCGCAGCAGAAGATCGTCGCCGCGATCGAGAACACGCCGGGTGTGCAGCGGCTGATCCACATCAAGACCCTGCACCTGGGCCCGGAGGAGGTCCTGGTCGCGGCCAAGCTCGGCGTCGAGCCGACCACCGACGCGGCCGTCGTGGCCGAGACCATCAACGCCGCCGAGCGGGCGATCCGCGCCGCCGATCCGATGGCGGTGCACGTCTACCTCGAGCCGGACATCTACCTCGAGGGCTACGTCCCCGACGAGCGCCCGGCCGTCCCCGAGGCCCCGTCGCACTAA
- the manA gene encoding mannose-6-phosphate isomerase, class I: protein MVVPLQNTVRDYAWGSPTALPELLGVEPDGTPQAELWMGAHESAPSVLPSGDTLYDVVSADPEAVLGAETAERFEGRFPFLAKLLAAGQPLSIQAHPSREQAIDGYRRDEEAGIPRDAADRNYKDAWPKPEILIALEPFDALVGFRPLERTVALLDALAPTGFGELTDQLRNGKLREAFTEFMSRDRDAIRPLVGALGEAVAQYQGDAFALERETLAKLCADFPDDPGVLAALLLNRVRLQRFDAVYLPAGNVHAYLRGLGFEVMANSDNVLRGGLTSKHIDVPELVSVVDFEPLADPVLTATAVGDDVLTYETGCEYFAIHRVDLDSGEKTLDGEGPRIVCCVAGTVDAAGKDSVVTLSAGQSAFASGTEGPCTLRGSGTAFVVSAR from the coding sequence GTGGTAGTGCCGCTGCAGAACACCGTCCGCGACTACGCGTGGGGCTCGCCGACCGCCCTCCCGGAACTGCTCGGGGTGGAGCCGGACGGCACGCCGCAGGCGGAGCTGTGGATGGGCGCCCACGAGTCGGCGCCCTCGGTGCTGCCGTCCGGCGACACGTTGTACGACGTGGTGTCGGCGGATCCGGAGGCGGTGCTGGGCGCGGAGACGGCCGAGCGGTTCGAGGGACGGTTCCCGTTCCTGGCGAAGCTGCTGGCCGCCGGGCAGCCGCTGTCGATCCAGGCGCACCCCTCGCGGGAGCAGGCGATCGACGGGTACCGGCGCGACGAGGAGGCCGGGATCCCGCGGGACGCCGCGGACCGCAACTACAAGGACGCCTGGCCGAAGCCGGAGATCCTGATCGCGCTGGAGCCGTTCGACGCGCTGGTCGGGTTCCGGCCGCTGGAGCGCACGGTCGCGCTGCTGGACGCGTTGGCGCCGACCGGTTTCGGTGAGCTCACCGACCAGCTCCGCAACGGCAAGCTGCGGGAGGCGTTCACCGAGTTCATGAGCCGGGACCGGGACGCGATCCGGCCGCTCGTCGGTGCCCTCGGCGAGGCCGTCGCGCAGTACCAGGGGGACGCGTTCGCCCTGGAGCGGGAGACGCTGGCGAAGCTGTGCGCGGACTTCCCGGACGATCCCGGCGTCCTCGCGGCTCTGCTGCTGAACCGGGTGCGCCTGCAGCGGTTCGACGCGGTCTACCTGCCGGCCGGGAACGTGCACGCGTACCTGCGCGGGCTCGGGTTCGAGGTCATGGCGAACTCGGACAACGTCCTGCGCGGGGGCCTGACCAGCAAGCACATCGACGTACCGGAGCTGGTCTCGGTGGTGGACTTCGAGCCGCTGGCCGACCCGGTGCTGACCGCCACCGCGGTCGGTGACGACGTACTGACGTACGAGACGGGTTGTGAGTACTTCGCGATCCATCGCGTCGACCTCGACTCCGGTGAGAAGACGCTCGACGGGGAGGGGCCGCGGATCGTCTGCTGCGTCGCCGGGACCGTCGATGCCGCGGGCAAGGACTCCGTGGTGACGTTGTCCGCCGGTCAGTCCGCGTTCGCCTCAGGAACCGAAGGACCCTGTACCCTGCGGGGGTCCGGCACGGCGTTCGTCGTGTCCGCCCGCTGA
- a CDS encoding SIS domain-containing protein has translation MSVFDDTRLDDPAALEASDHLLRRLAMAGARIRAELEASQDALNKLEPDGFRPRAVVAAGRDARLVRAVLEPVCPVPFLAWPGPGLPGWAGPLDLVIVLGGAAEDTDAVSAAGEAVRRGCGLMVAAPEDSPVAIASAGLRHAIRLPSQSDDQLAAAVAVLQALHQMELGPEVDHKAVALLLDDVAIECSPNNDVASNPAKELALVLADGLPLVWGGSVLAARAARRVVEALRLASGRPALAADAGHLLPVLDQPPRDLFADPFDKPAELRPALIILDDGVDEAGIAEHRRKLESKAEAHDVRVHTITQAEGTDIGRYAALTQQGRYAAAYLGIGLGRYGMATVDDPVGSGNPSEDPAW, from the coding sequence ATGAGCGTTTTCGACGACACGCGGCTGGACGACCCGGCGGCCCTCGAGGCTTCGGACCACCTGCTGCGGCGACTGGCGATGGCCGGTGCCCGGATCCGGGCTGAGCTGGAGGCGTCCCAGGACGCCCTGAACAAGCTGGAGCCCGACGGCTTCCGTCCCCGGGCCGTGGTCGCGGCCGGCCGGGACGCCCGGCTGGTGCGGGCCGTCCTGGAGCCGGTCTGCCCGGTCCCGTTCCTCGCCTGGCCCGGTCCGGGCCTGCCCGGCTGGGCCGGTCCGCTCGACCTCGTGATCGTCCTCGGTGGTGCCGCCGAGGACACCGACGCGGTGTCGGCCGCCGGCGAAGCGGTACGGCGTGGTTGCGGGCTGATGGTCGCCGCGCCGGAGGACTCCCCGGTGGCGATCGCCTCGGCCGGTCTCCGGCATGCGATCCGGCTGCCGTCCCAGTCGGACGACCAGTTGGCCGCCGCCGTCGCCGTACTGCAGGCGCTGCATCAGATGGAGCTCGGCCCGGAGGTCGACCACAAGGCCGTGGCGTTGTTGCTGGACGACGTCGCGATCGAGTGCTCGCCCAACAACGACGTGGCGTCCAACCCCGCGAAGGAACTCGCGCTGGTGCTGGCCGACGGGTTGCCGCTGGTGTGGGGCGGCTCGGTCCTGGCCGCGCGCGCTGCCCGCCGCGTGGTCGAGGCGCTGCGGCTGGCGAGTGGACGGCCGGCGCTGGCTGCTGACGCGGGTCACCTGCTGCCGGTGCTCGATCAGCCGCCGCGGGACCTGTTCGCGGATCCGTTCGACAAGCCCGCGGAGCTGCGGCCGGCGCTGATCATCCTGGACGACGGTGTGGACGAGGCCGGCATCGCCGAGCACCGCCGCAAGCTGGAGTCCAAGGCCGAGGCACACGACGTCCGCGTACACACGATCACCCAGGCCGAAGGCACGGACATCGGGCGGTACGCCGCCCTGACCCAGCAGGGCCGGTACGCCGCGGCCTACCTCGGGATCGGCCTCGGCCGGTACGGGATGGCGACCGTCGACGACCCGGTCGGATCAGGCAACCCCTCGGAGGACCCAGCGTGGTAG
- a CDS encoding Trm112 family protein, which produces MAVNLDPDLLSILVCPKCRSEFRVDDEASELICTNAACALAYPVRDDIPVLLIDEARDTRAESEPASN; this is translated from the coding sequence ATGGCCGTCAATCTGGACCCGGACCTGCTGAGCATCCTGGTCTGCCCGAAGTGCCGCTCGGAGTTCCGCGTGGACGACGAGGCGAGCGAGCTGATCTGCACCAACGCGGCCTGCGCGCTGGCGTACCCGGTGCGTGACGACATCCCGGTGCTGCTGATCGACGAGGCCCGGGACACCCGTGCGGAGTCCGAGCCCGCGAGCAACTGA
- a CDS encoding phosphomannomutase/phosphoglucomutase: MADVAAIFKAYDVRGVVPDQLDESVARATGAAFVEVLDVLAGPGAVVVGYDMRPSSPALAAAFAEGVTSTGADVIDIGLASTDQLYFASGRLDLPGAMFTASHNPAKYNGIKLCRAGAAPVGSDSGLRDIADLVAKALTEGPATGAATGHVTRKDLLTAYADHLHDLVDLSGIRPLTVVVDAGNGMGGHTVPAVFADGPVTIVPLYFELDGNFPNHEANPLDPKNLVDLQAKVRETGADLGLAFDGDADRCFVVDEQGDPISPSAITGAVAVRELAKHPGAAVIHNLITSKAVPELITEHGGTPVRARVGHSYIKQQMAETDAVFGGEHSAHYYFRDFWRADTGMLAALHVLAALGEQDRPASELFAEYERYVASGEINNVVEDAAATVAAIEDTYSDVEGVTVDHLDGLTVAAGQWWFNVRASNTEPLLRLNVEAADRATMERVRDEVLALIKGA, encoded by the coding sequence ATGGCTGATGTTGCGGCGATCTTCAAGGCGTACGACGTGCGCGGGGTCGTCCCGGACCAGTTGGACGAGTCGGTGGCCCGGGCGACCGGGGCGGCGTTCGTCGAGGTCCTGGACGTGCTCGCGGGTCCCGGGGCGGTCGTGGTCGGGTACGACATGCGGCCGTCCAGTCCGGCGCTGGCGGCCGCCTTCGCCGAGGGCGTGACCAGCACCGGCGCGGACGTGATCGACATCGGCCTGGCGTCCACCGACCAGCTGTACTTCGCGTCCGGGCGGCTCGACCTGCCCGGCGCGATGTTCACCGCCAGCCACAACCCGGCGAAGTACAACGGCATCAAGCTGTGCCGCGCGGGTGCGGCCCCGGTCGGCTCCGACTCCGGGCTGCGCGACATCGCCGACCTGGTCGCCAAGGCCCTGACCGAGGGCCCGGCGACCGGGGCCGCGACCGGCCACGTCACCCGCAAGGACCTGCTGACCGCGTACGCCGACCACCTGCACGACCTGGTCGACCTGAGCGGCATCCGCCCGCTGACCGTGGTCGTCGACGCCGGCAACGGCATGGGCGGCCACACCGTCCCGGCCGTCTTCGCCGACGGCCCGGTGACGATCGTCCCGCTGTACTTCGAGCTCGACGGCAACTTCCCGAACCACGAGGCCAACCCGCTCGACCCGAAGAACCTGGTCGACCTGCAGGCCAAGGTCCGGGAGACCGGCGCCGACCTCGGCCTCGCCTTCGACGGCGACGCCGACCGCTGCTTCGTGGTCGACGAGCAGGGCGACCCGATCTCGCCGAGCGCGATCACCGGCGCGGTCGCCGTCCGCGAGCTGGCCAAGCACCCCGGCGCGGCCGTCATCCACAACCTGATCACCTCGAAGGCCGTCCCGGAGCTGATCACCGAGCACGGCGGTACGCCGGTCCGCGCCCGGGTCGGGCACTCCTACATCAAGCAGCAGATGGCCGAGACCGACGCCGTGTTCGGCGGCGAGCACTCGGCGCACTACTACTTCCGGGACTTCTGGCGGGCCGACACCGGGATGCTGGCCGCGCTGCACGTGCTGGCCGCGCTCGGGGAGCAGGACAGGCCGGCGAGCGAGCTGTTCGCGGAGTACGAGCGGTACGTCGCGTCCGGCGAGATCAACAACGTGGTCGAGGACGCGGCGGCGACCGTCGCGGCGATCGAGGATACGTATTCTGACGTCGAGGGCGTGACCGTCGACCATCTGGACGGGTTGACCGTGGCGGCGGGACAGTGGTGGTTCAACGTCCGTGCGTCGAACACGGAACCGTTGCTGCGGCTGAACGTCGAGGCCGCGGACCGGGCCACGATGGAGCGCGTCCGCGACGAAGTACTGGCCCTGATCAAAGGTGCGTAG